The Aeromicrobium senzhongii genome includes a window with the following:
- a CDS encoding response regulator transcription factor: MIRVVVVDDEEMIRSAIVALLALEEDLDIVGEAGNGADGLDLVRLHEPDVVLLDLEMPPTDGIEVSTQIAPPARSVLMTRHARPGVLRRAMAAGISGFVPKSSPVSTLAQVIREVAAGRRYVDSEVAAAALEAEACPLSDRELDALRLTRRHVSIAEIAGTLHLAEGTVRNYLSSAMAKTDTSSRYEAAEHAYEHGWI, encoded by the coding sequence GTGATCCGCGTGGTGGTCGTCGACGACGAGGAGATGATCCGCAGCGCGATCGTGGCCCTCCTCGCGCTGGAGGAGGACCTCGACATCGTGGGCGAGGCCGGGAACGGCGCGGACGGCCTGGACCTGGTCCGTCTGCACGAGCCGGACGTGGTCCTGCTCGACCTGGAAATGCCGCCGACCGACGGGATCGAGGTGTCGACCCAGATCGCACCCCCGGCGCGCTCGGTGCTGATGACCCGCCATGCTCGTCCCGGCGTGCTCCGGCGGGCCATGGCCGCCGGGATCTCGGGTTTCGTGCCGAAGTCGAGCCCGGTGTCCACGCTGGCGCAGGTGATCCGCGAGGTCGCGGCGGGACGCCGCTACGTCGACTCCGAGGTCGCCGCGGCGGCGCTCGAGGCCGAGGCGTGCCCCCTGTCGGACCGCGAGCTCGACGCCCTGCGCCTGACCCGACGGCACGTGTCGATCGCCGAGATCGCCGGAACGCTGCACCTGGCCGAGGGCACGGTGCGCAACTACCTGTCGAGCGCGATGGCCAAGACCGACACGTCCTCGCGGTACGAGGCCGCCGAGCACGCCTACGAGCACGGCTGGATCTGA
- a CDS encoding sensor histidine kinase, which produces MSPNPDGFVATWRYTATSLWLYVVMGLIGPVARALADLAEGIAVVRTVGLLVVIAAVVWFSCRPLIAAAKAGLGQQQFSWGQRVRYLAPALLVFPLAWLPPTFPPGVVLVPWLVVSLLAIDLAPRWRNNVVPLVLVLLVGLYAIGGWEQLRDLDDEGGYVLGYLALFLPVVCIFQVWLWQLMLQVRSKGEAEADLAAVRERLRLAADLHDVQGHHLQVIALKAELAERQLDRDPEAARASMHEVQQIAREAIAETKEIVRGYRRTSLREEMANAAAVLEAAGAAVEVDCAEELEQPLFALALREATTNILRHSDATSVRIAASPHRFTITNDGAGPSASSHGTGLASLTERAAAAGGRLAVRRDDGLFTLEVTV; this is translated from the coding sequence GTGAGTCCGAATCCCGACGGCTTCGTCGCCACCTGGCGCTACACCGCGACGAGCCTGTGGCTCTACGTGGTGATGGGCCTGATCGGCCCGGTGGCTCGCGCCCTGGCGGACCTTGCAGAAGGCATCGCGGTCGTCCGCACGGTCGGGCTGCTCGTCGTCATCGCAGCGGTCGTGTGGTTCTCCTGTCGTCCGCTGATCGCGGCCGCGAAGGCGGGGCTCGGTCAGCAGCAGTTCTCCTGGGGGCAGCGGGTGAGATACCTGGCTCCCGCGTTGCTGGTCTTCCCGCTGGCGTGGCTGCCGCCCACCTTTCCGCCCGGCGTCGTCCTCGTGCCCTGGCTGGTCGTGTCGTTGCTGGCGATCGACCTCGCGCCGCGGTGGCGCAACAACGTGGTGCCGCTCGTGCTGGTGCTGCTCGTCGGGCTGTACGCCATCGGGGGGTGGGAGCAGCTGCGCGACCTCGACGACGAGGGCGGCTACGTGCTGGGCTACCTGGCCCTGTTCCTTCCGGTCGTCTGCATCTTCCAGGTCTGGCTGTGGCAGCTCATGCTGCAGGTCCGGTCGAAGGGCGAGGCCGAGGCCGACCTGGCCGCGGTGCGCGAGCGCCTGCGGCTCGCGGCCGACCTGCACGACGTCCAGGGCCACCACTTGCAGGTGATCGCGCTCAAGGCCGAGCTGGCCGAGCGCCAGCTCGACCGGGACCCCGAGGCCGCCCGCGCCTCGATGCACGAGGTCCAGCAGATCGCCCGGGAGGCCATCGCCGAGACGAAGGAGATCGTGCGGGGCTACCGCCGCACCAGCCTGCGCGAGGAGATGGCGAACGCCGCCGCCGTGCTCGAGGCCGCCGGCGCCGCCGTCGAGGTCGACTGCGCCGAGGAGCTCGAGCAGCCGCTCTTCGCCCTGGCCCTGCGGGAGGCGACGACGAACATCCTGCGCCACAGCGACGCGACCTCGGTGCGGATCGCCGCGTCGCCGCACCGGTTCACGATCACCAACGACGGGGCAGGCCCGTCGGCGTCGTCCCACGGGACGGGCCTCGCCTCGCTGACCGAGCGCGCCGCCGCCGCCGGTGGCCGACTCGCGGTGCGGCGCGATGACGGTCTCTTCACGCTGGAGGTGACGGTGTGA
- a CDS encoding metallophosphoesterase has product MALGRLLAATTALGLGTLGYSYIEATRRFVVREFTAPVLPAGHEPLRVLHLSDIHLLPGQLPKREWLESLAALEPDLVVNTGDNLARADSVAPLVASLAGLLDVPGVFVFGSNDYFSPKLKSPTSYLSGGTGVDVGGDWSRPRDLPFEDLRAAFTQQGWLDLNNDRGELTVKGTHIAFTGVDDPHLRFDRLDHLPADATADLRIGVAHAPYLRVLDSFNAAGNELILAGHTHGGQLQVPGFGALVTNCDIDRGRANGLHTHRTPGHDASWLHVSAGCGTSPFTPFRFSCRPEATVLTLTG; this is encoded by the coding sequence ATGGCACTGGGACGGCTGCTGGCCGCGACGACCGCGCTCGGGCTCGGCACGCTGGGCTACTCGTACATCGAGGCGACCCGCCGGTTCGTGGTCCGCGAGTTCACCGCTCCCGTCCTGCCCGCGGGGCACGAGCCGCTGCGGGTGCTCCACCTCTCCGACATCCACCTGCTGCCCGGCCAGCTGCCGAAGCGCGAGTGGCTGGAGTCGCTCGCCGCGCTGGAGCCGGACCTGGTCGTGAACACGGGCGACAACCTCGCGCGCGCGGACTCCGTGGCGCCCTTGGTCGCCTCGCTCGCCGGACTGCTCGACGTCCCCGGCGTGTTCGTCTTCGGCTCGAACGACTACTTCTCGCCGAAGCTGAAGAGCCCCACCTCGTACCTGAGCGGCGGCACGGGGGTCGACGTCGGCGGCGACTGGAGCCGGCCTCGGGACCTGCCCTTCGAGGACCTGCGCGCCGCCTTCACGCAGCAGGGGTGGCTGGACCTCAACAACGACCGGGGCGAGCTGACGGTCAAGGGCACGCACATCGCCTTCACGGGTGTCGACGACCCGCACCTGCGGTTCGACCGGCTCGACCACCTGCCCGCCGACGCCACGGCGGACCTGCGCATCGGGGTGGCCCACGCCCCCTACCTGCGCGTGCTCGACTCGTTCAACGCCGCCGGGAACGAGCTGATCCTCGCCGGCCACACGCACGGGGGCCAGCTGCAGGTGCCCGGCTTCGGCGCCCTGGTCACCAATTGCGACATCGACCGGGGCCGCGCGAACGGCCTGCACACCCACCGCACGCCCGGTCACGACGCCTCGTGGTTGCACGTCTCGGCGGGCTGCGGCACCTCGCCGTTCACCCCGTTCCGGTTCTCCTGCCGACCCGAGGCGACAGTTCTCACCTTGACCGGGTAG
- a CDS encoding DMT family transporter, producing MSWIVLVVSGLFEAVWATALGRSEGFTKLGPSLVFAGAVVVSMGGLAWAMRDLPTGTAYAVWVAIGAAGTVTYAMLTGSEPASVAKIALLLGLVGCVVGLKMLDH from the coding sequence ATGTCGTGGATCGTCCTGGTCGTATCAGGTCTGTTCGAGGCCGTGTGGGCCACCGCCCTGGGCCGCAGCGAGGGCTTCACGAAGCTCGGTCCGTCCCTCGTCTTCGCCGGTGCCGTCGTCGTGAGCATGGGTGGTCTCGCCTGGGCCATGCGCGACCTGCCGACCGGCACCGCGTACGCGGTGTGGGTCGCGATCGGCGCCGCCGGAACCGTCACCTACGCGATGCTCACGGGCTCCGAGCCCGCGTCCGTGGCCAAGATCGCGTTGTTGCTGGGCCTCGTCGGGTGCGTCGTCGGGCTGAAGATGCTGGACCACTGA
- a CDS encoding acetoacetate--CoA ligase, which yields MSADVLWKPPHRGTTPIERFAAWIAQSRGVDVPDYDSLWQWSVDDVAGFWGAWLEYLELPYDGDATEVLPDASMPGARWFPDVRLNYAEAMLRLPGRADDDVVVVARSQSRDEVSLTAAGLRDQVARARQGLIDAGVGPGDRVAAYSPNIPETLVLLLAAASLGAIFSSCAPEFGTQSVIDRWQQIEPVVLLAVDGYRYGDKGIDRREQVETITAALPSLRTVVWLPYLDPAAPAPDRAITWQQFTATGGPLEFARVAFDAPLYVLFSSGTTGLPKPIVHGHGGITIEHLKALALQSDLGPADRFFWFSTTGWMMWNYLVSGIGVGATVVMFDGNPAHPDMGELWRMAAEVGVTYFGTSAPYLLQCRKEDLHPAQIADLSSLRAIGSTGAPLPEAGFRWVYEEFEPHVQLCSVSGGTDTCAAFVGAAPTVPVYAGEISCRCLGCDVDSFDESGQPVRDQLGELVIKQPMPSMPVGFWGDEDGSRYRAAYFEDFPGVWRHGDWINLTSYGSCTITGRSDATLNRGGVRLGTSEFYSVVESLPEVADSIVVHLEDAEGGAGRLLLFVALVEGARLDDALTKQITTELRSKLSPRHVPDEIHQVRGMPRTLSGKKLEVPVKKILRGTPVDEAAAKGALQNPEVLDDFEAFRA from the coding sequence ATGTCCGCCGACGTCCTCTGGAAACCGCCTCACCGGGGCACCACGCCGATCGAGCGATTCGCGGCGTGGATCGCGCAGAGCCGGGGCGTGGACGTCCCCGACTACGACTCCCTGTGGCAGTGGTCGGTCGACGACGTCGCCGGGTTCTGGGGTGCGTGGCTGGAGTACCTGGAGCTGCCGTACGACGGCGACGCCACCGAGGTCCTGCCGGACGCCTCGATGCCCGGGGCCCGCTGGTTCCCCGACGTCCGGTTGAACTACGCCGAGGCGATGCTGCGGCTGCCCGGCCGCGCCGACGACGACGTCGTGGTGGTCGCCCGCTCGCAGAGCCGCGACGAGGTCAGCCTGACGGCCGCCGGTCTGCGCGACCAGGTGGCGCGGGCACGGCAGGGCCTGATCGATGCCGGCGTCGGCCCCGGCGACCGGGTCGCCGCGTACTCGCCGAACATCCCCGAGACGCTCGTCCTGCTGCTGGCCGCGGCCAGCCTCGGCGCGATCTTCTCCTCCTGCGCCCCCGAGTTCGGCACGCAGAGCGTCATCGACCGCTGGCAGCAGATCGAGCCGGTCGTGCTGCTGGCCGTCGACGGCTACCGCTACGGCGACAAGGGCATCGACCGCCGCGAGCAGGTCGAGACCATCACCGCCGCCCTGCCCAGCCTGCGCACCGTGGTGTGGCTGCCGTACCTCGACCCCGCCGCGCCCGCGCCGGACCGGGCGATCACGTGGCAACAGTTCACGGCGACCGGCGGCCCGCTGGAGTTCGCGCGGGTCGCCTTCGACGCGCCGTTGTACGTCCTGTTCTCGTCGGGCACCACGGGCCTGCCCAAGCCGATCGTGCACGGGCACGGCGGCATCACGATCGAGCACCTCAAGGCGCTCGCCCTGCAGAGCGACCTGGGGCCCGCCGACCGCTTCTTCTGGTTCTCCACCACCGGCTGGATGATGTGGAACTACCTCGTCTCGGGGATCGGCGTCGGAGCCACCGTGGTGATGTTCGACGGCAACCCGGCCCACCCCGACATGGGCGAGCTGTGGCGCATGGCGGCCGAGGTCGGCGTCACGTACTTCGGCACCAGTGCGCCGTACCTGCTGCAGTGCCGCAAGGAGGACCTGCATCCCGCGCAGATCGCGGATCTGTCGTCCCTGCGTGCGATCGGCTCCACGGGCGCCCCGCTGCCCGAGGCGGGGTTCCGGTGGGTCTACGAGGAGTTCGAGCCGCACGTGCAGCTGTGCTCCGTCTCGGGCGGCACCGACACGTGCGCCGCCTTCGTGGGAGCCGCACCCACCGTGCCGGTCTACGCCGGCGAGATCTCGTGCCGCTGCCTGGGCTGCGACGTCGACTCCTTCGACGAGTCCGGGCAGCCGGTGCGCGACCAGCTCGGCGAGCTGGTCATCAAGCAGCCGATGCCCTCGATGCCGGTCGGCTTCTGGGGCGACGAGGACGGCTCGCGCTACCGCGCCGCGTACTTCGAGGACTTCCCCGGCGTCTGGCGCCACGGCGACTGGATCAACCTGACGTCGTACGGCTCGTGCACGATCACCGGGCGCAGCGACGCCACCCTCAACCGCGGCGGCGTGCGGCTGGGGACCTCGGAGTTCTACTCGGTGGTCGAGTCGCTGCCCGAGGTGGCCGACAGCATCGTCGTGCACCTCGAGGACGCCGAGGGCGGCGCCGGACGACTGCTGCTGTTCGTGGCGCTGGTCGAGGGCGCACGGCTGGACGACGCCCTGACGAAGCAGATCACCACCGAGCTGCGGTCCAAGCTCTCGCCGCGCCACGTGCCCGACGAGATCCACCAGGTGCGCGGCATGCCGCGCACGCTCTCGGGCAAGAAGCTCGAGGTGCCCGTCAAGAAGATCCTGCGCGGCACCCCGGTCGACGAGGCCGCCGCGAAGGGCGCCCTGCAGAACCCCGAGGTCCTGGACGACTTCGAGGCCTTCCGCGCATAA
- the recR gene encoding recombination mediator RecR: MYESVIQDLIDELGRLPGIGPKSAQRIAFHLLDADPDDVKRFAQTLVDAKTKVLFCSVCGNVTVDTTCRICADPRRDATVLCVVEESKDVIAIERTREFRGRYHVLGGAISPIAGIGPDQLRIKELLLRLQDGTVTEVIIATDPNLEGEATATYLMRMLVPIGLRVTKLASGLPVGGDLEYADEVTLGRAFEGRTAVG, translated from the coding sequence GTGTACGAAAGTGTGATCCAGGACCTCATCGACGAGCTCGGACGTCTGCCGGGCATCGGCCCGAAGAGTGCCCAGCGGATCGCCTTCCACCTGCTCGATGCCGATCCCGACGACGTGAAGCGCTTCGCCCAGACCCTCGTCGACGCCAAGACCAAGGTCCTGTTCTGCTCGGTGTGCGGCAACGTCACCGTCGACACGACCTGCCGCATCTGCGCCGATCCGCGCCGCGACGCGACGGTCTTGTGCGTGGTCGAGGAGAGCAAGGACGTCATCGCGATCGAGCGCACGCGCGAGTTCCGCGGCCGGTACCACGTGCTCGGCGGCGCGATCAGCCCCATCGCCGGCATCGGCCCCGACCAGCTGCGCATCAAGGAGCTGCTGCTGCGCCTGCAGGACGGCACCGTCACCGAGGTCATCATCGCGACGGACCCCAACCTCGAGGGTGAGGCCACCGCGACGTACCTGATGCGGATGCTGGTGCCGATCGGCCTGCGCGTCACCAAGCTCGCCAGCGGCCTGCCCGTCGGTGGCGACCTCGAGTATGCCGACGAGGTCACCCTCGGGCGCGCCTTCGAGGGCCGCACCGCCGTCGGCTGA
- a CDS encoding GatB/YqeY domain-containing protein, with protein MSALKDRLRDDLNTALKARDALRTSVIRMALAAITNAEVAGKEARELTDDDVLTVLSSEAKKRRESATAFDEGNRPELAEKERAEAAILAEYLPEPLSDEEIAAIVAESIEQTGAAGEGMKAMGKVMGAVTAQTKGRADGGAVAAEVRRQLGS; from the coding sequence ATGTCAGCTCTCAAGGATCGACTCCGCGACGACCTCAACACCGCCCTGAAGGCCCGGGACGCCCTGCGCACCTCGGTCATCCGGATGGCGCTGGCGGCGATCACGAACGCCGAGGTCGCCGGCAAGGAGGCGCGCGAGCTGACGGACGACGACGTCCTGACCGTCCTGTCCTCGGAGGCCAAGAAGCGCCGCGAGTCGGCCACCGCCTTCGACGAGGGCAACCGCCCCGAGCTGGCCGAGAAGGAGCGGGCCGAGGCCGCCATCTTGGCCGAGTACCTGCCCGAGCCGCTGAGCGACGAGGAGATCGCGGCGATCGTGGCCGAGAGCATCGAGCAGACCGGCGCCGCGGGCGAGGGGATGAAGGCGATGGGCAAGGTCATGGGCGCCGTGACGGCCCAGACCAAGGGCCGTGCCGACGGAGGCGCCGTCGCGGCCGAGGTCAGGCGCCAGCTCGGCTCCTGA
- a CDS encoding ABC transporter ATP-binding protein → MDITDDTVIEARGLSCSYGDFVAVRDLDLAVHRGELFALLGTNGAGKTTTMETLEGHRGADGGQVRVLGLDPQRDRAALRPRIGMMLQETGFAGDLTVRETLEMWAALTTRPDPVDDVLKRVELADRADTRVVQLSGGQRRRLDLALATLNRPEVLFLDEPTAGLDPESRERTWGIVRDLLAGGTTVVLTTHYLEEAESLADRIAIMHGGRVVREGTLEQIVGAAPAQISFRAPVADGARLERELRTVVDPQDVQVQGDLVRLGVADLQPALGRLLGWADQHGHRLGRLHAQEASLSEVFTRISQDRIEENA, encoded by the coding sequence ATGGACATCACCGACGACACCGTCATCGAGGCCCGCGGGCTGTCGTGCTCCTACGGGGACTTCGTCGCCGTGCGCGACCTCGACCTGGCGGTCCACCGCGGCGAGCTGTTCGCCCTCCTGGGCACGAACGGCGCCGGCAAGACCACGACCATGGAGACCCTGGAGGGCCATCGCGGCGCCGACGGCGGGCAGGTGCGCGTGCTCGGGCTCGACCCGCAGCGCGACCGGGCCGCCCTGCGGCCGCGCATCGGCATGATGCTCCAGGAGACCGGGTTCGCCGGCGACCTGACCGTCCGCGAGACGCTCGAGATGTGGGCCGCGCTGACGACTCGCCCTGACCCCGTCGACGACGTGCTCAAGCGCGTCGAGCTGGCCGATCGCGCCGACACCCGGGTCGTCCAGCTGTCCGGCGGCCAGCGCCGTCGCCTCGACCTGGCGCTCGCCACGCTCAACCGGCCCGAGGTGCTCTTCCTCGACGAGCCCACCGCCGGCCTGGACCCCGAGTCGCGTGAGCGCACGTGGGGCATCGTGCGCGACCTGCTGGCGGGCGGCACCACCGTCGTCCTGACGACGCACTACCTCGAGGAGGCCGAGTCGCTGGCCGATCGCATCGCGATCATGCACGGTGGCCGCGTCGTCCGCGAGGGCACCCTGGAGCAGATCGTGGGGGCGGCGCCGGCGCAGATCTCGTTCCGCGCGCCGGTCGCGGACGGGGCCCGCCTGGAGCGTGAGCTGCGCACCGTCGTCGACCCGCAGGACGTGCAGGTCCAGGGCGACCTCGTCCGGCTCGGGGTCGCCGACCTGCAGCCCGCCCTCGGCCGCCTGTTGGGCTGGGCCGACCAGCACGGCCACCGCCTCGGCCGCCTGCACGCCCAGGAGGCGAGCCTGTCCGAGGTCTTCACCCGCATCAGCCAGGACCGTATCGAGGAGAACGCATGA
- a CDS encoding aspartate-semialdehyde dehydrogenase, producing MSARIGVVGATGQVGAVMRQLLEDRDFPAESVRFFASARSAGKTLPFRGQEIVVEDTATADVSDLDIALFSAGATMSKVEAPRFAEAGVTVIDNSSAWRKDPSIPLVVSEVNPHDIPAGDGPRGRGIIANPNCTTMAAMPVLKPLHDAAGLVRLTVSSYQAVSGSGLAGVEELHSQALATVEKADALTHDGHAVSFPEPQKYVKPIAFNVVALAGSIVDDGSHETDEEQKLRHESRKILGLPDLRVAGTCVRVPVFTGHSLSIHAEFADDITPEQATQILSSAPGVQVTDVPNPLDAAGQDPSFVGRIRQDQSVEGNKGLVLFVTGDNLRKGAALNTIQIAELLV from the coding sequence ATGAGCGCACGCATCGGAGTCGTCGGCGCGACCGGCCAGGTCGGCGCCGTCATGCGCCAGCTGCTGGAGGACCGCGACTTCCCCGCCGAGTCCGTCCGCTTCTTCGCCTCGGCACGTTCGGCCGGCAAGACGCTGCCGTTCCGCGGCCAGGAGATCGTCGTCGAGGACACCGCCACCGCGGACGTCTCCGACCTCGACATCGCGCTGTTCAGCGCCGGCGCCACGATGAGCAAGGTCGAGGCGCCCCGCTTCGCCGAGGCCGGCGTCACCGTCATCGACAACTCGTCCGCCTGGCGCAAGGACCCCAGCATCCCGCTGGTCGTCAGCGAGGTGAACCCGCACGACATCCCGGCCGGCGACGGCCCGCGTGGTCGCGGCATCATCGCCAACCCGAACTGCACCACGATGGCCGCGATGCCGGTCCTCAAGCCGCTGCACGACGCCGCGGGCCTCGTCCGGCTGACCGTCAGCAGCTACCAGGCCGTCTCCGGATCGGGCCTGGCCGGCGTCGAGGAGCTGCACTCGCAGGCCCTCGCCACGGTCGAGAAGGCCGACGCGCTGACCCACGACGGTCACGCCGTGTCGTTCCCCGAGCCGCAGAAGTACGTGAAGCCGATCGCGTTCAACGTGGTCGCGCTGGCGGGCTCGATCGTCGACGACGGCTCGCACGAGACCGACGAGGAGCAGAAGCTGCGCCACGAGTCGCGCAAGATCCTCGGCCTGCCCGACCTGCGGGTCGCGGGCACGTGCGTGCGCGTGCCGGTCTTCACGGGCCACTCGCTGTCGATCCATGCCGAGTTCGCCGACGACATCACGCCCGAGCAGGCGACGCAGATCCTGTCGTCCGCCCCCGGCGTGCAGGTGACCGACGTGCCGAACCCGCTCGACGCGGCCGGCCAGGACCCCAGCTTCGTCGGCCGGATCCGTCAGGACCAGTCGGTCGAGGGCAACAAGGGCCTGGTCCTGTTCGTCACGGGCGACAACCTGCGCAAGGGCGCTGCGCTCAACACGATCCAGATCGCCGAACTGCTCGTCTGA
- a CDS encoding aspartate kinase, which yields MGIVVQKYGGSSVADATSIKRVANRIVATKKAGHDVVVVVSAMGDTTDELIDLANQVSPLPPGRELDMLLTAGERISMALLAMAIETLGQEARSFTGSQAGVLTDDVHGKAKIIDVTPGRLQSAIDDGAIVIVAGFQGVSQTTKDITTLGRGGSDTTAVALAAALNADVCEIYTDVDGIFTADPRIVPTASRIPAISYEETLEMAANGAKILHLRCVEYARRNSMPIHVRSSFSDRTGTWVVASEDVSKYTEEGQAMEHAIISGVAHDRSEAKITVVGVPDKVGYAAPVLRALAEAQINIDMIVQNVSAAATNLTDISFTLPRDDGQTAMTALARLKDQIGFERLQYDDSVGKVSIVGAGMRSQPGITATFFEALASAGVNIGMISTSEIRISVVVGENEVDAAVNAAHEAFNLGAADTEAVVYGGTGR from the coding sequence ATGGGCATCGTCGTGCAGAAGTACGGCGGCTCGTCGGTGGCGGACGCCACCAGCATCAAGCGAGTCGCCAACCGCATCGTGGCGACCAAGAAGGCCGGTCACGACGTGGTCGTCGTCGTGTCCGCGATGGGCGACACGACCGACGAGCTGATCGACCTCGCGAACCAGGTGTCGCCGCTGCCCCCGGGCCGCGAGCTCGACATGCTGCTGACCGCCGGCGAGCGGATCTCCATGGCGCTGCTGGCCATGGCGATCGAGACGCTCGGCCAGGAGGCGCGCAGCTTCACCGGCTCGCAGGCGGGCGTCCTCACCGACGACGTCCACGGCAAGGCCAAGATCATCGACGTCACGCCCGGCCGGCTGCAGTCGGCCATCGACGACGGTGCGATCGTCATCGTCGCGGGCTTCCAGGGTGTCTCGCAGACCACGAAGGACATCACGACGCTCGGTCGCGGCGGCTCGGACACCACGGCCGTCGCGCTCGCCGCGGCACTGAACGCCGACGTCTGCGAGATCTACACCGACGTCGACGGCATCTTCACCGCCGATCCCCGGATCGTGCCCACGGCCAGCCGCATCCCGGCGATCTCCTACGAGGAGACGCTCGAGATGGCCGCCAACGGCGCCAAGATCCTGCACCTGCGGTGCGTCGAGTACGCCCGCCGCAACTCCATGCCCATCCACGTGCGGTCGTCGTTCAGCGACAGGACCGGCACGTGGGTCGTGGCCAGTGAAGACGTCAGCAAGTACACGGAAGAAGGACAGGCGATGGAGCACGCCATCATCTCCGGGGTCGCCCACGACCGCAGCGAGGCCAAGATCACCGTCGTCGGCGTCCCCGACAAGGTGGGCTACGCCGCCCCCGTGCTGCGCGCCCTGGCCGAGGCCCAGATCAACATCGACATGATCGTCCAGAACGTGTCGGCCGCCGCCACGAACCTGACCGACATCTCGTTCACGCTGCCGCGCGACGACGGCCAGACCGCCATGACCGCCCTGGCCCGCCTCAAGGACCAGATCGGCTTCGAGCGCCTGCAGTACGACGACTCCGTCGGCAAGGTCTCGATCGTCGGTGCGGGCATGCGCTCGCAGCCCGGCATCACCGCCACGTTCTTCGAGGCGCTGGCGTCCGCGGGCGTCAACATCGGCATGATCTCGACCTCCGAGATCCGCATCTCGGTCGTCGTCGGCGAGAACGAGGTCGACGCGGCCGTCAACGCCGCCCACGAGGCGTTCAACCTGGGCGCGGCCGACACCGAGGCCGTCGTGTACGGAGGGACCGGACGATGA